Proteins co-encoded in one Macadamia integrifolia cultivar HAES 741 unplaced genomic scaffold, SCU_Mint_v3 scaffold2507, whole genome shotgun sequence genomic window:
- the LOC122066634 gene encoding ubiquitin C-terminal hydrolase 22-like, translated as MSGRNPTYTNPEPCKHLADYKLKHGLSGYNSLQKSLNTNPNGRTAMNRSQTKIPRCSFCSGYQGRLYFCLICSSVSCCHLPDSNHALLHSQTEIGHEIAVDMERAELFCCACCDQVYDPDFDKAVMFKQIMEIPRNNNGAEVGKENCNKRRKVISKAVRDCMNAKDLVLKLGRGPNSCFPWGLRGLSNLGNTCFMNSVLQALLHSPPFRNYFLTDRHRCRTSRKSSLDKPCLRCDIMYIFSAVYSGDPTPFSPARFLYSWWCHSPNLASYEQQDAHEFFISVLDQIHEKEEQTRSSHKDNSDCHCIAHKVFFGVLRSDVTCTTCGFTSTTYDPCVDISLDLNPSDGSSKIVTGKSSNPGEDEDISTLVGCLDLFTRPEKLDSDLKLYCQQCQVSRDSVKQMSIRRLPQVLCFHIKRFELSPLRKMCKKIDRYLQFPFTLDMTPYLSSSIVRNRFGNRIFAFEGDESDISTEFEVFAVVTHSGKLESGHYVTYLRLRNQWYKCDDAWITQVSDRVVRASQCYLIYYVQKMP; from the exons ATGTCAGGGAGAAACCCCACATATACCAACCCAGAACCCTGCAAACATCTAGCAGATTACAAGCTAAAACATGGATTGAGTGGCTACAATTCCCTCCAGAAGAGCCTCAATACGAACCCAAATGGAAGAACAGCGATGAATAGAAGCCAAACAAAGATACCCAGATGCAGTTTTTGTTCTGGGTATCAAGGGAGATTGTATTTCTGTTTGATCTGTTCCTCTGTTTCGTGTTGTCATTTACCCGATTCAAACCATGCCCTCTTACATTCCCAAACTGAGATTGGTCATGAGATTGCTGTGGACATGGAACGAGCAGAGCTTTTTTGTTGTGCATGCTGTGATCAGGTATATGATCCAGATTTCGATAAGGCGGTTATGTTTAAACAGATCATGGAGATACCCAGAAACAACAATGGCGCAGAAGTTGGGAAAGAGAATTGCAACAAGAGGAGGAAAGTGATCTCCAAGGCTGTGAGAGATTGTATGAATGCAAAAGATTTGGTTTTGAAATTGGGTCGAGGACCGAATTCGTGTTTCCCTTGGGGTTTGAGGGGATTGAGCAATCTTGGTAACACCTGTTTCATGAATTCAGTCTTGCAAGCTTTGCTTCATTCACCCCCTTTCAGGAATTACTTCCTCACTGATCGGCATAGATGTAGAACTTCTCGGAAGAGCTCATTGGATAAACCGTGCTTGCGTTGCGATATCATGTACATCTTCTCTGCTGTTTATTCCGGGGATCCGACACCTTTTAGTCCTGCTCGGTTTCTTTACAG TTGGTGGTGCCATTCGCCAAATCTTGCCAGTTATGAGCAACAGGATGCTCATGAGTTTTTCATCTCAGTGCTCGACCAGATCCATGAGAAAGAGGAGCAGACCAGATCCTCACATAAAG ATAACAGTGATTGCCATTGCATAGCTCATAAGGTATTCTTTGGGGTGTTGAGATCAGATGTCACTTGTACAACCTGTGGGTTCACTTCGACAACTTATGATCCCTGTGTAGACATATCTCTTGACTTGAATCCAAGTGATGGCTCCTCAAAAATTGTAACTGGAAAGTCCTCCAATCCAGGTGAGGATGAAGATATATCAACTCTTGTGGGTTGCTTGGACCTATTCACAAGGCCAGAGAAGTTAGATTCTGACCTCAAGCTATACTGCCAGCAGTGTCAAGTAAGTAGGGACTCTGTGAAGCAAATGTCCATCAGACGACTCCCACAGGTCTTATGTTTCCATATAAAACGATTTGAGCTCTCTCCTCTCCGGAAAATGTGTAAAAAAATTGACCGGTACCTGCAGTTCCCATTCACACTTGATATGACTCCTTATCTGTCCTCGTCAATTGTGAGGAACAGGTTTGGGAACAGGATCTTTGCTTTTGAGGGTGATGAATCAGATATTTCTACAGAATTTGAGGTGTTTGCAGTGGTTACACACTCTGGGAAGCTTGAAAGTGGCCACTACGTGACGTATCTGAGGTTAAGAAACCAATGGTATAAATGTGATGATGCATGGATTACCCAAGTTAGTGATCGGGTTGTGAGAGCTTCACAATGCTACTTGATTTACTATGTACAGAAAATGCCCTAA
- the LOC122066633 gene encoding uncharacterized protein LOC122066633 isoform X2: MEPTGDSNSRSRDIASWPSAVSHYMLECILKQYKSGKSGDNGLKKEQFIEIANQLKEKLFTSYDCEQVRNHFRIWKQRLRALGDLQKQSGLGWNASDMRFDAPRHFWNEYRKKEQKYWKEHSVLPIYLEVGALLRKRWQLGMIQQSPLKL, encoded by the exons atGGAACCAACAGGAGATTCTAATAGTAGGTCACGGGACATTGCTTCATGGCCTAGTGCCGTTTCTCATTACATGTTGGAGTGTATATTGAAGCAGTACAAGAGTGGTAAGAGTGGAGATAATGGACTGAAAAAAGAACAGTTCATTGAAATTGCCAACcaactgaaagagaaattatTTACTAGTTATGACTGTGAACAAGTGAGAAACCACTTCCGGATTTggaagcaaaggcttagagcattGGGTGACCTACAGAAGCAaagtggattgggttggaatgcATCTGATATGAGATTTGATGCTCCTCGACACTTCTGGAATGAATATAGg aaaaaagaacaaaagtattggaaggaacatagtgtgctcccaatttaccttgaagttggagctttgctaaGGAAGAGATGGCAATTGGGAATGATTCAACAGTCCCCTCTGAAGTTATGA
- the LOC122066633 gene encoding uncharacterized protein LOC122066633 isoform X1, with protein sequence MVYFVSFDVMEPTGDSNSRSRDIASWPSAVSHYMLECILKQYKSGKSGDNGLKKEQFIEIANQLKEKLFTSYDCEQVRNHFRIWKQRLRALGDLQKQSGLGWNASDMRFDAPRHFWNEYRKKEQKYWKEHSVLPIYLEVGALLRKRWQLGMIQQSPLKL encoded by the exons atggtgtattttgttagttttgatgtgatGGAACCAACAGGAGATTCTAATAGTAGGTCACGGGACATTGCTTCATGGCCTAGTGCCGTTTCTCATTACATGTTGGAGTGTATATTGAAGCAGTACAAGAGTGGTAAGAGTGGAGATAATGGACTGAAAAAAGAACAGTTCATTGAAATTGCCAACcaactgaaagagaaattatTTACTAGTTATGACTGTGAACAAGTGAGAAACCACTTCCGGATTTggaagcaaaggcttagagcattGGGTGACCTACAGAAGCAaagtggattgggttggaatgcATCTGATATGAGATTTGATGCTCCTCGACACTTCTGGAATGAATATAGg aaaaaagaacaaaagtattggaaggaacatagtgtgctcccaatttaccttgaagttggagctttgctaaGGAAGAGATGGCAATTGGGAATGATTCAACAGTCCCCTCTGAAGTTATGA